Proteins from a single region of Apium graveolens cultivar Ventura chromosome 7, ASM990537v1, whole genome shotgun sequence:
- the LOC141670864 gene encoding G-type lectin S-receptor-like serine/threonine-protein kinase B120 — protein MAMKGRKTWLYLVLLYYLFCSFKCSGMDSLSIKKSLSSNQTLVSKNGTFELGFFTPGDSTNYYVGIWYKNISEKTIVWVANRDKPITYPSRDDSTLVLSGGNLLLYSKSRIVVWRTSFVNSTSNATEAVLLDTGNFVLRDELSNIVWQSFDYGTDTWLPGQTLWLEKGTRRIQVLTCWKNSDDPAPGIYSLGMDPSSYFELFVWINMTEAKWRSGSWNGQNYTFAPEFNVESMKGLRYGSDQHSYYLIYDSSGDSTFTRAVLTSSGVMRVLKWSESNKSWLEKLYGVDNNGKGKRSSKTDNRSRVIIPVSIILPLFLLGCIFTIIRRRRKKFNSTGNEQQEHNLLFYDFDKSSSVNSDHVAAVDSMRDGANKELEFPKFRFSSISDATNKFSDVNKLGEGGFGPVYKGELLNGQYVAVKRLSQTSGQGLEELRNETILIAKLQHRNLVRLLGCCIEKDEKILVYEYMPNKSLDSILFDPKKKELLDWGRRVQIIEGIAQGLLYLHQYSRIRIIHRDLKASNILLDGEMNPKISDFGMARIFGGNEFQANTTRIVGTYGYMSPEYAMEGRFSVKSDVFAFGVLLLEILSGRKNNSFQLSADYTNLLGYVWNLCERGKVQELIDPTLQISCSSSTPLRYIIIGLLCVQESPDDRPSMSDVVSMFNNKHMELESPRRPAFAAGRTPISESSGTATSEIGSVNNLTTSVMEAR, from the exons ATGGCTATGAAAGGAAGAAAGACATGGCTGTATTTGGTGCTTCTTTACTACTTGTTCTGCTCATTCAAGTGTTCGGGAATGGATTCACTTTCAATAAAGAAATCTTTGTCCTCAAACCAGACTTTAGTATCGAAAAACGGAACATTTGAGCTGGGATTCTTCACTCCAGGTGATTCGACAAACTACTATGTTGGTATATGGTACAAAAACATATCAGAGAAAACTATAGTTTGGGTTGCGAATAGAGATAAGCCCATCACGTACCCTTCTCGTGACGATTCAACTTTAGTGCTTTCTGGTGGTAATTTATTGTTATACAGTAAGTCGCGAATTGTTGTTTGGAGGACATCATTTGTTAACAGCACATCAAATGCAACAGAAGCAGTACTTCTTGATACTGGAAATTTTGTTTTAAGGGATGAGTTGTCGAATATAGTATGGCAAAGCTTTGACTATGGGACAGATACTTGGTTGCCTGGTCAAACACTTTGGTTGGAGAAGGGTActagaagaatacaagttctcACATGTTGGAAAAATTCTGATGATCCTGCTCCTGGTATTTATTCACTGGGGATGGATCCAAGTAGTTATTTCGAACTCTTTGTATGGATAAATATGACTGAAGCAAAGTGGAGGAGTGGAAGTTGGAATGGACAAAATTACACTTTTGCTCCAGAGTTTAATGTCGAAAGCATGAAAGGTCTCAGGTATGGTTCTGATCAGCATTCCTACTATTTGATATATGATTCTTCCGGAGACTCAACCTTCACAAGAGCAGTTCTAACGTCTTCGGGTGTAATGAGAGTCCTAAAATGGTCAGAAAGCAATAAGAGTTGGCTTGAGAAGTTATATGGAGTGGACAATAATGGCAAAGGCAAGAGGTCCTCCAAGACCGACAATCGTTCCCGTGTCATAATTCCAGTTTCAATCATCCTTCCGTTGTTTCTCCTTGGTTGTATCTTTACTATAATTCGCAGGAGGAGAAAAAAGTTCAACTCAACAG GAAACGAGCAACAAGAACATAATTTGCTATTCTACGATTTTGATAAGAGCAGCTCAGTAAATTCTGATCATGTGGCCGCTGTAGACTCCATGAGAGATGGAGCAAATAAAGAACTTGAATTTCCTAAATTCAGATTCTCAAGCATATCTGATGCAACGAACAAATTCTCTGATGTCAATAAACTTGGAGAGGGTGGTTTTGGACCAGTATACAAG GGAGAGTTACTTAATGGGCAATATGTAGCAGTCAAAAGACTATCACAAACTTCTGGACAAGGATTAGAAGAGTTAAGAAATGAAACAATTCTTATTGCCAAACTTCAACATAGGAACCTCGTTAGGCTTCTGGGATGCTGCATCGAAAAAGATGAGAAGATACTTGTGTATGAATACATGCCCAATAAAAGCTTGGATTCTATACTCTTTG ATCCTAAGAAGAAGGAGCTATTGGATTGGGGTAGACGCGTTCAGATAATTGAAGGCATTGCGCAAGGacttctttatcttcatcagtATTCCAGAATACGGATAATTCATAGAGATCTGAAAGCAAGTAACATATTGTTGGATGGTGAAATGAATCCAAAGATATCAGATTTTGGCATGGCAAGAATATTTGGAGGGAATGAATTTCAAGCCAATACAACTCGGATTGTAGGGACATA TGGTTACATGTCACCTGAGTACGCAATGGAAGGACGTTTTTCTGTTAAATCTGATGTATTTGCCTTCGGAGTTTTGCTTCTAGAGATTCTGAGTGGGAGAAAGAACAATAGTTTTCAACTCTCTGCAGATTATACCAATCTTCTTGGATAT GTATGGAATTTATGCGAAAGAGGCAAGGTGCAAGAGCTGATAGATCCAACATTGCAAATCTCTTGTTCCTCTTCAACGCCATTAAGGTATATAATAATCGGACTTTTGTGTGTTCAAGAAAGTCCAGATGATAGACCATCTATGTCTGATGTTGTTTCAATGTTTAACAACAAACATATGGAACTTGAGTCTCCTAGACGTCCTGCATTTGCAGCTGGAAGGACTCCTATATCGGAAAGCTCGGGTACTGCAACATCCGAAATTGGTTCAGTAAATAATTTAACAACTTCCGTGATGGAAGCCCGTTGA
- the LOC141671697 gene encoding G-type lectin S-receptor-like serine/threonine-protein kinase At4g27290, which produces MDSQLTCKFALFCTYICVFFCICTSTDTITSTLFISDAKNDTLLSPNGVFKLGFFSPPLSINRYLGIWFNKVHVQNVVWVANRDSPLKSSDGVFKITGEKNIVILPGENQTQQPVWSSNVTEVSVTSGVHAKLLDSGNLVLNSGSGRVIWQSFDHPTDTILPGMKLGVDKRTGLKRVITSWKSLNDPGTGDFTLALDASTVLPQMYGRLYSYPVWRGGPWNGQIMIGLPTASRIKPVEFSVEAALFNYTFVNNKDEVYITFGPDPKVFRRLKVEEAGYAEQQLWNADSKEWNIIWTAPQDRCDKYKRCGAYSLCNNTNSVQCMCLPGYEAEKYQEWDMNCVEKRKKLHSSCGKGQGEGFIKIKGLKVPDVNNARFIKNISLQECELECFKNCNCTGYASADVSVGGRGCFAWYGELIDVRTNAADGQDLYIRVDAQELEENIRKRHGMQKKIKLIIIFLVLSVVALLIIYWWRKRVSKKAQERKKRYLEMILEDSAIDPSNEVSQASSLADKNNLELTFFQLDTILKATDNFSPATKLGQGGFGPVYKGELSNGQEIAVKRLSRNSHQGLSEFKNEALLIAKLQHRNLVRLLGCCIENEEKMLVYEFMPNLSLDCFLFDETRKSLLNWKKRHDIIVGIARGILYLHQDSRLKIIHRDLKTSNILLDKDLNPKISDFGTARLFGGNQSQANTCTVVGTFGYMSPEYILHGLFSDRSDVFSFGVLLLEIISGKKNCGVVPDFDPPSNLISYVWARWTAGKAIDIVDTSIGDACPAHEVLRCIQVGLLCVQDNSPDRPTMSAVVFMLSNDVNLPLPKQPVFAMYRSHNNPDTIIYDTNSSSINELTVTNPVGR; this is translated from the exons ATGGACTCCCAACTAACATGCAAGTTTGCATTATTCTGTACATATATATGTGTTTTCTTTTGCATCTGCACCTCAACTGATACAATAACTTCAACCCTGTTCATATCTGATGCTAAAAATGATACCCTTTTGTCACCTAATGGTGTATTCAAACTTGGTTTCTTTAGCCCTCCATTGTCCATAAATCGCTATCTTGGTATATGGTTCAACAAAGTTCATGTACAAAATGTTGTGTGGGTTGCTAACAGAGATAGTCCTTTAAAATCCAGCGATGGCGTTTTCAAGATCACGGGCGAAAAAAACATTGTTATTCTTCCAGGAGAAAACCAAACACAGCAGCCTGTTTGGTCAAGCAATGTAACAGAAGTCTCTGTTACTAGTGGTGTGCATGCCAAGCTACTGGATTCAGGAAACTTGGTCTTGAATTCTGGTTCAGGTCGGGTTATATGGCAAAGTTTTGATCACCCAACTGATACAATCTTGCCAGGGATGAAACTTGGGGTGGATAAGAGAACGGGTTTGAAACGGGTTATAACTTCTTGGAAGTCCCTAAATGACCCGGGAACTGGTGATTTTACATTAGCGTTGGATGCAAGTACTGTGCTGCCTCAGATGTATGGGCGGCTGTACTCTTACCCCGTCTGGCGGGGTGGCCCGTGGAATGGTCAGATTATGATTGGTTTGCCTACGGCTTCAAGAATTAAGCCTGTGGAGTTTTCTGTAGAAGCTGCACTTTTTAATTACACTTTTGTTAACAATAAAGATGAG GTTTACATAACGTTTGGTCCAGACCCTAAAGTTTTCAGAAGGCTTAAGGTTGAAGAAGCAGGATATGCAGAGCAGCAGCTTTGGAATGCAGATAGCAAAGAATGGAATATAATTTGGACTGCTCCACAAGATCGGTGTGATAAGTATAAACGTTGTGGGGCGTACAGCTTATGCAATAACACCAATTCTGTACAGTGTATGTGCTTGCCAGGATACGAAGCAGAGAAATATCAAGAATGGGACATGAATTGTGTTGAGAAGAGGAAAAAATTGCACTCGTCGTGTGGAAAAGGACAAGGGGAGGGGTTTATAAAAATCAAAGGCCTTAAAGTTCCTGATGTTAATAATGCTAGGTTTATCAAGAATATAAGCTTGCAAGAGTGTGAATTAGAGTGTTTTAAAAATTGTAACTGTACCGGATATGCTAGTGCTGATGTGAGTGTAGGAGGGCGAGGTTGTTTTGCATGGTATGGTGAGTTGATTGATGTGCGAACAAACGCTGCAGATGGACAGGACTTATATATACGGGTAGATGCTCAAGAGCTTG aagaaaacataagaaaaagACATGGAATGCAGAAGAAAATAAAGCttattatcatatttttggtACTGAGTGTAGTAGCTCTCTTGATCATTTACTGGTGGAGAAAACGAGTTTCCAAGAAAG CCCAGGAGAGGAAGAAACGCTACCTGGAAATGATTCTTGAAGATTCAGCGATAGATCCAAGCAATGAAGTGTCACAAGCCAGTAGCCTAGCTGACAAAAACAACCTAGAACTGACGTTCTTCCAGTTAGATACTATTCTAAAGGCAACAGATAACTTTTCCCCTGCTACAAAGCTTGGACAAGGAGGCTTTGGCCCAGTTTATAAG GGTGAGCTATCAAATGGACAGGAAATAGCAGTGAAGAGGCTATCAAGAAACTCACATCAAGGGCTTTCTGAGTTTAAGAACGAGGCTTTGTTGATTGCAAAACTTCAACACAGAAATCTTGTCAGACTTCTAGGCTGTTGCATTGAAAATGAAGAGAAAATGCTCGTCTATGAGTTTATGCCGAATCTAAGCTTAGATTGTTTCCTTTTTG ATGAAACCAGGAAGTCACTGCTGAACTGGAAGAAGCGCCATGACATAATTGTGGGAATTGCTCGAGGGATCCTGTATCTTCATCAAGATTCCAGGCTTAAAATTATCCACAGAGATTTAAAAACAAGCAACATTCTTTTAGACAAAGACCTGAATCCAAAAATCTCTGATTTTGGTACGGCAAGGTTATTCGGAGGGAATCAGAGTCAGGCAAATACTTGTACGGTTGTTGGGACATT CGGTTACATGTCACCAGAGTACATCTTGCATGGCCTCTTCTCTGATAGATCTGATGTCTTCAGTTTCGGAGTCCTACTACTTGAGATAATCAGCGGAAAGAAAAATTGTGGAGTAGTACCTGATTTTGATCCACCTTCAAACTTAATAAGTTAT GTATGGGCACGGTGGACTGCTGGTAAAGCGATAGACATTGTAGACACATCCATAGGAGATGCATGTCCAGCTCATGAGGTTTTACGCTGTATTCAAGTCGGGCTTTTGTGTGTCCAAGATAATTCACCTGATAGACCAACTATGTCAGCTGTTGTTTTCATGTTAAGTAATGATGTTAATCTTCCTTTACCAAAGCAGCCAGTGTTTGCTATGTACAGAAGTCATAATAATCCAGACACAATCATCTACGACACAAACTCATCCTCCATAAACGAGTTGACAGTCACCAATCCTGTTGGTCGATAA
- the LOC141673516 gene encoding protein FAR1-RELATED SEQUENCE 5-like: MADKLFARMFRHKRQNEKKEAIDHSLHLDDLNTSEEPKTPVYVEDDDFVDRNEAYALRNGFAIKIQASHRNKDNEIYGRLYVCRLYGKSVVAESSQNKRRKEVLPKSECKVRMYVNYQKKKRHWEVTSLELVHNHGLVSPSKMNLVQRERHVNTATRSLIKTLYGSGVRNCQVMNVIGNIHGGNDKVGFNVQHVRNVLRDERKKRFEISDAPAGLDLLHTLNEESGSKYFVRTEVDEENRLKCLVWIDPRCIMAYQNFGDVMAFHTTYRTNRYAIPFVPFIGVNHHYQSVIFGFALMRDEHASTFEWILRTWLEDVGNNPPSTIIMNQDQAMASHESD; encoded by the exons ATGGCGGATAAATTATTTGCTCGTATGTTTCGTCATAAACGTCAAAATGAAAAAAAAGAGGCTATTGATCATAGTTTACATCTTGATGATTTAAATACTAGTGAAGAACCTAAAACCCCTGTATATGTTGAAGATGATGATTTTGTAGATAGAAATGa GGCTTATGCTTTACGAAATGGATTTGCTATTAAAATTCAAGCTAGCCATCGTAATAAAGACAACGAGATATATGGTCGTTTATATGTTTGTAGGCTTTATGGAAAAAGTGTCGTCGCCGAGAGTAGTCAAAATAAACGGCGTAAAGAGGTTCTTCCTAAAAGCGAGTGCAAGGTGAGGATGTAtgtcaattatcaaaagaaaaaacgTCACTGGGAGGTAACTAGCCTTGAATTGGTACACAACCACGGTCTTGTTTCCCCTAGTAAGATGAATTTGGTACAACGAGAAAGACATGTCAACACCGCGACCCGTAGTTTGATTAAAACACTTTATGGTTCGGGGGTTCGTAATTGTCAAGTGATGAATGTGATTGGTAACATTCATGGAGGTAATGACAAAGTTGGTTTCAATGTTCAACATGTTAGGAATGTGTTAAGAGACGAGAGGAAGAAAAGGTTTGAGATTAGTGACGCCCCAGCGGGGTTGGACTTGTTGCATACGTTGAATGAAGAAAGTGGTTCTAAATATTTTGTTAGGACCGAAGTCGATGAAGAGAATCGCTTGAAGTGTCTAGTATGGATTGATCCGAGATGTATAATGGCTTACCAAAATTTTGGCGATGTTATGGCTTTTCATACCACTTATCGGACAAATAGGTATGCAATACCATTTGTCCCATTTATCGGAGTCAATCATCATTATCAATCGGTAATTTTCGGGTTTGCATTGATGCGGGATGAACACGCGTCGACTTTTGAGTGGATTCTTCGTACTTGGCTTGAAGATGTGGGGAATAATCCTCCATCGACTATAATCATGAATCAAGATCAAGCCATGGCAAGCCATgaatcagattga
- the LOC141673517 gene encoding protein FAR1-RELATED SEQUENCE 5-like, which translates to MNSFFDKYVSSATGLKEFIENAQKTLARKFMREKEEDYVTINLKRPMKLHTTLGYHASCIYTKEMFRRFQDELVESSKYFVEKDRRASEEGEGMGDIYTYYSCYRPISEPTRRNFYFVAFEKSSSLGMCTCRKLEHSGLPCRHLLVVFTKKRVSEIPPYYINRRWTMYANRVDGVLPYNLDVGQSHEMTSTDRFNSMTMLTMSFCQSSIASKERYDYAVGVMNREIPILERMSVDGIKSYESNSHAPNASAHEQPILDPVRSQTKGRKKDIRFKSHIKSIDKKEKPPRICTYCQMEGHDKRKCASRPKDLKNVQGSQYN; encoded by the coding sequence ATGAATTCTTTCTTTGATAAGTATGTGAGTTCGGCAACGGGTTTAAAGGAATTCATTGAAAATGCCCAAAAAACATTGGCAAGGAAATTCATGAGGGAGAAGGAAGAAGATTATGTCACCATTAATCTAAAACGTCCCATGAAATTGCATACAACATTGGGGTATCATGCTTCTTGTATCTACACTAAGGAAATGTTTAGAAGATTTCAAGATGAATTGGTTGAGTCTTCAAAATACTTTGTTGAAAAAGACCGACGAGCTAGTGAAGAAGGGGAGGGAATGGGGGATATTTATACGTACTATAGTTGTTATAGGCCCATATCCGAGCCTACGAGAAGAAATTTTTATTTTGTGGCATTCGAGAAATCAAGCTCTTTGGGAATGTGTACGTGTAGAAAGCTTGAACATTCGGGGCTACCTTGTAGACACCTATTGGTGGTCTTCACTAAGAAACGGGTTTCGGAAATTCCCCCGTATTACATAAACCGGAGGTGGACAATGTAtgccaatagagttgatggtgtgtTGCCTTACAATTTGGATGTTGGACAAAGTCATGAGATGACCTCAACCGATCGATTTAATAGCATGACAATGTTAACCATGAGTTTTTGTCAAAGTAGCATTGCATCCAAGGAACGGTATGATTATGCCGTTGGAGTGATGAATCGAGAAATACCAATTCTCGAAAGAATGAGCGTTGATGGAATTAAATCTTACGAAAGCAATTCGCATGCTCCAAATGCAAGTGCTCATGAACAACCAATTCTTGACCCTGTTAGGTCCCAAACTAAAGGGAGGAAGAAGGACATTCGTTTCAAAAGTCACATAAAATCGATTGATAAAAAGGAGAAGCCGCCAAGAATATGCACTTATTGTCAAATGGAaggccatgataaaagaaagtgTGCTAGTAGACCAAAAGATCTTAAAAATGTTCAAGGATCGCAATATAATTAG